The Vitis vinifera cultivar Pinot Noir 40024 chromosome 12, ASM3070453v1 genome has a segment encoding these proteins:
- the LOC100255800 gene encoding protein DETOXIFICATION 41 — translation MASAAEDGEPLLLGHSSAGIHELSSSAVEELLLHKPVPGRWWPRLFGWESRLLWVLSGSAIVSSVFNYMLSFITLMFAGQLGALELAGASIASVGIQGLAYGLMLGMASAVQTVCGQAYGAKKYAAMGIICQRAIVLHLGAAILLTFLYWYSGAFLKAIGQSESIAVQGQIFARGLILQVYAFALSCPMQRFLQAQNIVNPLAYIAVGVTLLHILLTWLVVNVLDSGLLGIALTLSLSWWLLVFSIALYILLSPSCKETWTGFSLKAFQGIWPYFKLTVASAVMLCLEIWYSQGLVLISGLLPNPTVSLDSISICMNYLNWDITFMLGLSAGASVRISNELGAAHPLVAKFSVLVVNANSIIISIFFSAIVLIFKIGLSKLFTSDTEVINAVSNLTPLLAISVFLNGIQPILSGVAIGSGWQAIVAYVNLATYYLIGLPIGCVLGFKTSLGVVGIWWGMIIGVLLQTVTLIVLTARTNWDAEVVKAVDRIKKSSNEETLDLVLDKI, via the exons ATGGCCTCCGCAGCAGAGGATGGTGAGCCACTGCTACTTGGACACTCCTCCGCAGGAATCCATGAATTGTCATCGTCAGCAGTGGAGGAGCTGTTGCTACACAAACCAGTGCCTGGCAGATGGTGGCCTCGTCTGTTCGGGTGGGAGTCCAGGCTTCTCTGGGTCCTCTCTGGTTCAGCAATTGTTTCCTCGGTTTTCAATTACATGCTTAGCTTCATCACCTTGATGTTTGCGGGGCAATTGGGGGCGTTGGAGCTGGCCGGTGCCTCCATCGCCAGTGTGGGAATTCAAGGACTTGCATATGGGCTTATG TTGGGCATGGCCAGTGCAGTGCAGACTGTCTGTGGACAAGCATATGGAGCAAAGAAATATGCCGCAATGGGCATCATTTGCCAAAGAGCAATCGTCTTGCACTTGGGAGCAGCCATTCTTCTCACCTTCCTCTACTGGTATTCAGGTGCATTCCTTAAAGCAATAGGCCAATCGGAGAGCATAGCGGTGCAAGGTCAAATTTTTGCCCGGGGATTGATCCTTCAAGTGTATGCATTTGCATTAAGCTGTCCAATGCAGAGATTCCTCCAAGCACAAAACATTGTAAACCCTTTAGCTTACATTGCTGTTGGGGTAACCCTCTTACATATTCTTCTCACATGGTTGGTTGTTAATGTCTTGGACTCTGGGCTTCTTGGAATAGCTCTTACGCTGAGTCTTTCCTGGTGGCTTCTGGTTTTTTCGATTGCGCTTTACATACTTTTAAGCCCATCTTGCAAGGAAACTTGGACTGGCTTTTCTTTAAAAGCCTTCCAAGGAATTTGGCCCTATTTCAAGCTAACTGTTGCTTCCGCTGTCATGTTGTG TCTGGAGATATGGTACAGCCAAGGTCTTGTGCTTATATCAGGCCTCCTCCCCAACCCTACAGTCTCACTGGACTCCATTTCcatttg CATGAATTACTTGAACTGGGATATCACATTCATGCTGGGCCTAAGTGCAGGAGCAAG TGTCCGAATCAGTAATGAGCTGGGAGCAGCTCATCCACTGGTGGCAAAATTCTCAGTGTTAGTGGTAAATGCAAACAGCATCATcataagtatattttttagtGCGATCGTTCTGATTTTCAAGATAGGATTGAGCAAGCTATTCACAAGTGATACAGAGGTTATCAATGCAGTGTCCAACTTGACCCCACTACTTGCTATTTCTGTCTTCTTAAATGGAATTCAACCCATACTCTCAG GTGTGGCCATTGGGAGTGGATGGCAAGCTATAGTGGCATACGTCAACCTAGCAACTTACTATCTCATTGGTCTTCCCATTGGGTGTGTTCTTGGATTCAAAACCAGCTTAGGAGTTGTA GGAATATGGTGGGGGATGATAATAGGAGTTCTTCTTCAAACGGTAACTTTAATTGTTCTAACAGCAAGAACAAACTGGGATGCTGAG GTTGTGAAAGCTGTGGATCGCATAAAGAAATCTTCCAACGAAGAGACGTTGGATTTAGTACTAGACAAGATATAG